The Zobellia alginiliquefaciens genome contains a region encoding:
- a CDS encoding lipocalin family protein — protein sequence MRKQKLFLGLMLATTMFISCSSDDNDTEEEMETPDYAELILGEWNYVSQTLNGEDYPFEDECQKEFEYQIFTSDGIYNQTEFENISGDGCEQVESSTGVWSIEDSILNLMLDYEDSENYELTILELTEETLSYQIDIDIDGDEEIDDYIVTLSRRN from the coding sequence ATGAGAAAACAAAAATTATTCTTAGGACTGATGCTAGCCACAACCATGTTTATTTCTTGTTCCAGTGATGACAATGATACTGAAGAGGAGATGGAAACCCCGGATTACGCAGAACTTATTCTCGGAGAATGGAACTATGTATCACAAACCTTAAATGGTGAGGATTACCCGTTTGAAGACGAATGTCAGAAAGAGTTTGAATATCAGATTTTCACAAGTGACGGCATATACAACCAAACCGAGTTTGAAAACATTAGCGGCGATGGTTGTGAACAAGTAGAATCATCTACGGGTGTTTGGAGTATTGAAGATTCTATTTTGAACTTAATGCTCGATTATGAAGATAGTGAAAACTATGAGCTAACCATATTGGAATTGACCGAAGAAACTTTAAGTTATCAAATAGATATTGATATTGACGGTGATGAAGAAATTGATGATTACATCGTAACTTTATCCAGAAGAAATTAG
- a CDS encoding glycoside hydrolase family 71/99-like protein has protein sequence MNFRLQPKNGLPTLFFLTLILIQACQKDNDHTPEIHSENSALPSVVQDTTFTDAELQAVLQEEDSIKVLIETGRIVDISGMVVEKENPKKVYIHYMPWFQSKDYNGYWGQHWTMVNKNPEIIDINGQREIASYYYPIIGPYASDDPDLQEYHMLLMKLAGIDGVIFDWYGSKDVYDYQLIKQATESFMGRLDDLGLSFSIMYEDRVAQASVDQGIHLSTTDAAQDDFNYIKINYFIKDNFFTYDDRKLMFVFGPGTITNATEWDTIFSIFPENEKPHFLTLWAANQNVGANASGEFLWVAPDHLLAHEYYYNTYLNSNFVTVGSCYPGFNSFYEEGGWGLTHDWSIAHNNGNTFVETLNYTHHQAADFIQLATWNDFGEGTMLEPTEEYGFFNLQILQQYTGVTYTPEDLQTTLDLYRSRKLHAGNKKAQYYLDRSYQYIKKSKLKRADLLLQAVNRHF, from the coding sequence ATGAATTTTAGATTACAACCAAAAAACGGATTACCAACGTTATTTTTTTTGACCCTAATTTTAATACAGGCTTGTCAGAAAGACAATGATCATACCCCAGAAATACATTCAGAAAATAGTGCTTTGCCTTCCGTAGTTCAAGATACTACGTTTACCGATGCTGAACTACAAGCAGTTTTACAGGAAGAAGACAGTATTAAAGTGCTTATTGAAACAGGAAGAATCGTGGACATTTCTGGTATGGTCGTAGAAAAGGAGAATCCTAAAAAAGTCTACATTCATTACATGCCATGGTTTCAAAGTAAAGATTATAATGGCTATTGGGGACAACATTGGACGATGGTCAACAAAAACCCCGAAATTATCGATATTAATGGTCAACGGGAAATTGCTTCCTACTACTACCCCATTATCGGTCCCTATGCATCTGATGATCCTGATTTACAGGAATACCATATGCTTCTGATGAAATTAGCAGGTATAGATGGGGTCATTTTTGATTGGTACGGGAGTAAAGACGTATATGATTACCAATTGATAAAGCAAGCAACAGAATCGTTCATGGGCCGGTTAGATGATCTGGGGCTGAGCTTTTCCATTATGTACGAAGACCGTGTAGCCCAAGCTTCGGTAGACCAGGGCATCCATTTATCAACGACCGATGCGGCACAAGACGATTTCAATTATATCAAAATCAATTACTTTATAAAGGATAACTTCTTTACGTACGATGATAGAAAGCTAATGTTTGTTTTTGGTCCTGGAACCATAACAAATGCTACGGAGTGGGACACTATATTTTCAATATTTCCTGAAAACGAGAAACCACATTTTTTGACACTTTGGGCCGCGAATCAGAATGTGGGTGCAAATGCCTCCGGAGAATTTCTATGGGTAGCACCAGACCATTTATTGGCTCATGAGTATTACTACAACACCTATTTAAATAGCAATTTTGTTACGGTGGGTAGCTGTTACCCAGGCTTTAATAGTTTTTATGAAGAAGGCGGTTGGGGTCTTACCCATGATTGGAGCATTGCTCATAATAACGGGAATACATTTGTGGAAACCTTGAACTATACACATCACCAAGCGGCAGATTTTATTCAATTGGCCACTTGGAACGATTTTGGGGAGGGTACCATGTTGGAGCCTACAGAAGAATACGGTTTTTTTAACCTTCAGATTTTACAACAATACACAGGTGTAACCTATACCCCGGAAGATTTGCAGACCACTTTAGATTTATACCGTTCCAGAAAATTACATGCGGGTAATAAAAAGGCGCAATACTATTTAGACCGCAGCTATCAATACATTAAAAAGTCCAAACTAAAACGAGCCGATCTTCTCTTACAGGCAGTCAATAGACATTTTTAA
- a CDS encoding RES family NAD+ phosphorylase, producing the protein MIVYRISKGKYKDDLSGTGAELYGGRWNNKGNKMLYTASSRALAMAEVAVHVDYGILPTDYFLISISVPDTKILEVNLKLLAGFDWRTNPPSPITQYMGDDFLLGLKGLVLRAPSVVVPGDSNILINPLHKDFSKVKVKKVEPFKFDPRLFGI; encoded by the coding sequence ATGATAGTATACCGTATTTCAAAAGGTAAATATAAAGATGATTTATCTGGTACAGGGGCAGAACTCTATGGAGGTAGATGGAATAACAAAGGGAACAAAATGTTGTATACCGCCTCATCGAGAGCATTGGCTATGGCAGAAGTTGCAGTTCATGTTGATTATGGGATACTACCAACAGACTATTTTCTAATCTCTATTAGTGTTCCAGATACTAAAATTCTTGAAGTTAATCTCAAATTATTAGCAGGTTTTGATTGGCGAACGAATCCGCCTTCTCCAATAACTCAGTATATGGGAGATGATTTCTTATTAGGCCTAAAAGGATTAGTGTTAAGAGCACCATCAGTAGTTGTTCCCGGAGATTCAAATATTCTTATAAATCCTCTACACAAAGATTTTTCCAAGGTTAAAGTAAAAAAAGTAGAACCATTTAAATTTGACCCAAGATTATTTGGTATTTAA
- the parS gene encoding type II RES/Xre toxin-antitoxin system antitoxin: MTIKRKDKSDATSKVPSISEWLDMVKKYDYSESEATAMLVQPKVTFKNVKKEIAYVSFDWNDDSRGYELVSVIREGINYSTFQVVAKRAPLVEADWAVILDTTTRTLDRYKKDNKTFSPTQTEKIIEIQQLMLFGEQVFGSTTNFNAWLIRENIGLGGVIPKNLLDTSVGFGMVKDAIGRIEHGIFA; this comes from the coding sequence ATGACTATAAAGAGAAAAGATAAAAGCGACGCAACTTCAAAGGTACCTAGTATTTCTGAATGGTTAGACATGGTAAAAAAGTATGATTATTCAGAATCTGAAGCAACAGCAATGCTTGTTCAACCTAAAGTAACATTTAAAAATGTCAAAAAAGAAATAGCCTATGTATCTTTTGACTGGAATGATGATTCTCGAGGATACGAGTTGGTTTCCGTAATACGTGAAGGAATTAATTATAGTACATTTCAAGTTGTTGCCAAGAGAGCCCCTTTAGTTGAAGCTGATTGGGCAGTTATTTTAGATACTACAACAAGAACGTTAGATAGATATAAAAAGGACAATAAAACATTTTCTCCCACCCAAACTGAAAAAATTATTGAGATTCAGCAATTGATGTTATTCGGAGAACAAGTTTTTGGAAGTACTACGAATTTTAATGCATGGTTGATTCGAGAAAATATAGGTTTAGGGGGTGTAATTCCCAAAAACTTACTTGATACGTCCGTTGGTTTTGGTATGGTTAAGGATGCCATTGGCCGAATTGAACACGGTATCTTCGCATGA
- a CDS encoding YceI family protein, protein MKPILVIFTALLFSGNMLVLAQNPANITSAKVTFHFISKNVEGSLSGFESESKIDLSAISSSQFKGSVDAETIKTGNFLRDWHLKSKKYFNTDDYPKINFESTEIKETADGFSVTGTLTLKGTSKPITIKFIRKPSQLVGTTTLFTSDYGIPIQKERAENKVVVTILLHIYAEN, encoded by the coding sequence ATGAAACCCATTTTAGTAATATTCACAGCTTTACTGTTCAGTGGCAATATGTTAGTCCTTGCCCAGAACCCCGCGAACATAACTTCAGCCAAGGTTACGTTTCATTTTATTTCAAAAAATGTAGAGGGTAGTTTATCGGGATTTGAGTCGGAATCCAAAATTGACCTTTCCGCTATCAGTTCTTCTCAATTTAAAGGATCTGTAGATGCAGAAACGATTAAAACCGGTAACTTTCTTAGGGATTGGCATTTAAAGAGCAAAAAGTATTTCAATACAGATGACTATCCCAAAATCAATTTTGAAAGTACGGAAATAAAAGAGACCGCAGATGGATTTTCGGTTACGGGAACTTTGACTTTAAAAGGTACTTCCAAGCCTATTACCATCAAATTTATTAGAAAACCATCCCAATTGGTGGGGACCACTACCCTGTTTACATCAGATTATGGAATTCCCATCCAAAAAGAGAGAGCGGAGAATAAAGTTGTGGTTACCATTTTACTTCATATATACGCTGAAAATTAA
- a CDS encoding DUF7619 domain-containing protein codes for MKNLLFSLLFFFISFSLSAQIGFQDGLLFNKESFGTNFHSAFLEDIDSDGDLDILVTSKNDNFKPVVWFENIDGNGTFGASKEIVQFTSGYPLLFEDLDLDGDKDLIAPFVNGSTIFWYENITGSDSFSEQNTIFQKPSSRYYKIAVGDIDGDLNIDVLAASGQNSGNTSIEITWLKSTDGFDSPDNISEIIIDDSMISNSNILLEDFDGDGDLDVMAIVEVSDSPSSLNYERLLWYENLDGQGNFNDGNVVISDIGAYYGVNSRLYNLTAPDIDNDGDLDILFKTGRNIGWLKNDGIGNFSSINIEASENEAVSEFKNTVAIDIDGDGDLDIYGSTKKYDFQNGETTYDYGYAWFENLDGLGNFGLMQNHFIESFTDETWGNNIRFQHPKAVAFGDVNGDGLNDMLTVHANSGFYRDDTSIVLHKNLGPQKNEIEGRVQLDFDENGCSPSDTPIEQYKVIATNGVHSYVTYTLSNGYYQLFVEEGNYEVSVEPYYNGWFSPNPTSRTVNFTGIGNTENIGFCFTKTQTINDLNVNIVPLNEPRPGFDVSYELIYANAGTTILDGSVDFEFDDRLQFLGADTTIETQTQNTLTILYNQLRPLESRKVVLDFNIPTIPEVNLFDVLTFKASIDPKNGDATWVNNDFTLREIVIGSYDPNDIRIIEGDSIFMKDSDEYLNYLIRFQNTGTASAINVKVNHELDANLDWETFTPISSSHENTTTITNGKDVEFFFKNIFLPDSLSNEPESHGYISFKIKPKNNVSVGDKVESLANIHFDFNPPIITNIAITEFIEDPLPLGSMIVEYQPISCPYQSDGIIQVQATGGKEPYLYQLLDAYGNPTTTQASNLFENIKAGFYTTKVIDDYGDEHIAYINIENPEIFEVTTSVTGVSCNGAADGIVEITATGDDGPYSYGLSGQGFQSSNIIDGLSEGNHVIAVLNGNGCTVYRQVTVGEKENLTDLDGDGIDDACDEDIDGDDILNENDNCPTTSNPLQEDSNGDGVGDACDSVEELGANSTLISPVSCNGSNDAVIQTDAGGGKSPYLYELLDDSSNVLIPAQSSNIFENLAPGNYMVKVIDDTPHESFSNTLTIIEPGELQVTSIKTNVSCKGANNGSIEVDANGGSAPYQFSLDGTNYTTNNNFSNLIPATYNVFAKDAMGCNQTVPVIISEPNSPDFDNDGLGDSCDDDIDGDGISNENDQCSETPLGSSVDTYGCFVFSLPNDNFTIQTTGASCPDANNGSINISAILPYNYNVILTGNSINESKSFGDFANFENLVAGTYDICITITEHSDFEQCFSVEITEPELLSVSSKMDDSGKSVVLQLSGGIIYEVNLNGTIYTTDDNQIHLPVSEIENNLTVSTDKECQSVYEEIFFSHLGLSVYPNPVEKGDVTIILKDSSIKDVQLSLYTSRGRQIMGKTVKTVNGIVKVNMDGFSSGMYSLKIETSNETYTRKIIKK; via the coding sequence ATGAAGAACCTGCTGTTTTCGCTTCTATTTTTTTTCATATCATTCAGCTTGTCTGCACAAATAGGATTTCAAGATGGTCTTTTGTTTAATAAGGAGAGTTTTGGCACAAATTTTCACAGTGCTTTCTTGGAAGATATTGATTCAGATGGAGATTTAGATATTTTAGTTACTTCAAAAAATGACAATTTTAAACCAGTTGTGTGGTTTGAAAATATTGATGGAAATGGCACATTCGGCGCTTCAAAAGAAATAGTTCAATTTACTAGTGGATATCCATTATTATTTGAAGATTTAGATTTAGATGGGGATAAAGACTTGATAGCTCCCTTTGTCAACGGATCTACTATTTTCTGGTACGAAAACATAACTGGTTCTGATAGTTTTTCTGAACAAAACACTATATTTCAAAAGCCCTCTTCCCGATATTATAAGATCGCAGTTGGTGATATAGATGGTGATTTGAATATTGATGTGTTGGCTGCTAGCGGTCAGAATAGTGGTAATACGTCAATAGAAATTACTTGGTTAAAAAGCACGGATGGTTTTGATTCGCCAGACAATATTTCAGAAATTATCATAGATGATAGTATGATTTCCAATTCAAACATACTGTTGGAAGATTTTGATGGTGATGGCGACTTAGATGTGATGGCTATTGTTGAAGTTTCAGATAGTCCTAGCTCCCTAAACTATGAAAGGCTTTTATGGTATGAAAACTTAGATGGCCAGGGAAACTTTAATGATGGCAATGTTGTCATATCCGATATTGGTGCCTATTACGGTGTTAATTCAAGATTATATAACCTAACAGCTCCAGACATTGATAATGATGGTGATTTGGACATTCTTTTTAAAACTGGCAGAAATATAGGTTGGCTTAAAAACGATGGTATCGGAAATTTTAGTTCAATAAATATTGAGGCTTCGGAGAATGAAGCCGTTTCAGAATTTAAAAACACGGTTGCTATTGATATAGATGGTGATGGCGATTTAGATATTTATGGAAGTACCAAAAAGTATGATTTTCAAAATGGAGAAACCACCTATGATTACGGATATGCATGGTTTGAAAATCTTGATGGCTTGGGCAATTTTGGGCTTATGCAAAATCATTTCATTGAATCCTTTACAGATGAAACCTGGGGAAACAATATTAGGTTCCAGCATCCAAAAGCTGTTGCTTTTGGGGATGTAAACGGAGATGGTCTTAATGACATGCTTACGGTGCATGCAAACAGCGGTTTTTATCGAGATGATACTTCCATAGTACTTCACAAAAATTTAGGCCCGCAGAAAAACGAAATAGAGGGTAGGGTGCAACTAGACTTTGATGAAAACGGATGTAGTCCATCGGATACACCTATTGAACAGTATAAAGTTATCGCCACCAATGGTGTTCATAGTTACGTGACATATACTTTGAGCAATGGTTATTATCAACTCTTTGTAGAGGAAGGAAATTATGAAGTTTCGGTTGAACCCTACTACAATGGTTGGTTTTCTCCTAATCCGACAAGTCGAACGGTTAATTTCACAGGTATAGGAAATACGGAGAATATTGGCTTTTGCTTTACAAAAACCCAAACCATAAATGATTTAAATGTCAATATCGTGCCGCTAAACGAACCAAGACCTGGTTTTGATGTTTCTTACGAACTGATTTATGCAAACGCCGGAACAACAATTCTAGACGGATCTGTAGACTTTGAATTTGATGATCGACTACAATTTTTGGGAGCGGATACAACCATTGAAACCCAAACGCAAAACACTCTAACTATTCTATACAATCAACTACGTCCATTGGAGTCTAGAAAAGTCGTTTTGGATTTTAACATACCTACAATTCCTGAGGTCAACCTATTCGATGTTTTGACATTCAAAGCCAGTATTGATCCTAAAAATGGTGATGCCACATGGGTAAATAATGATTTTACACTTCGTGAAATTGTTATTGGCTCCTACGATCCTAATGATATTAGAATCATAGAAGGTGATTCCATTTTTATGAAAGATTCTGATGAATACTTAAACTATCTCATTCGATTTCAAAACACCGGTACGGCTTCTGCAATAAATGTTAAGGTAAATCATGAACTTGATGCAAATTTGGATTGGGAAACATTTACGCCCATATCCTCAAGCCATGAAAATACTACCACCATAACAAATGGCAAGGATGTTGAATTTTTCTTTAAAAATATTTTTCTACCCGATAGTTTGTCCAACGAACCTGAAAGTCATGGTTACATTTCCTTCAAAATAAAACCAAAAAACAATGTATCAGTGGGCGATAAGGTTGAAAGTCTAGCCAACATTCATTTTGATTTTAACCCACCCATAATTACAAACATTGCAATTACAGAATTTATTGAAGATCCACTACCCTTGGGTTCCATGATAGTAGAATATCAACCTATTTCTTGCCCATATCAAAGTGATGGTATTATCCAAGTTCAGGCAACAGGTGGGAAAGAACCATACCTCTATCAATTGTTGGATGCTTATGGAAACCCAACAACCACTCAGGCCAGCAATTTATTTGAAAACATAAAAGCTGGATTTTACACCACCAAAGTAATTGATGATTATGGTGATGAACACATCGCTTACATAAATATTGAAAATCCTGAAATTTTTGAAGTAACAACAAGTGTAACGGGTGTTAGCTGCAATGGTGCCGCTGATGGTATTGTTGAAATAACGGCAACAGGGGACGATGGACCTTATAGTTATGGTCTCAGTGGTCAAGGTTTTCAATCATCTAATATAATTGATGGGCTTTCAGAAGGAAATCATGTTATTGCAGTGTTGAACGGTAATGGCTGCACTGTTTATCGGCAGGTAACCGTTGGTGAAAAAGAAAACCTGACGGATTTAGATGGCGATGGAATAGACGATGCCTGTGATGAGGATATTGACGGTGATGATATTTTAAATGAGAATGATAATTGTCCAACTACGTCAAATCCTTTACAAGAAGATTCAAATGGCGATGGCGTTGGTGATGCCTGCGATAGTGTGGAAGAACTAGGCGCCAATTCAACATTAATCTCTCCAGTTTCCTGTAACGGTTCTAATGATGCCGTTATCCAAACCGATGCAGGTGGTGGTAAATCGCCATATTTATATGAATTGTTGGATGATAGTTCAAACGTCCTCATTCCAGCTCAATCTAGCAACATTTTTGAAAATCTTGCTCCGGGTAATTATATGGTTAAAGTAATTGATGATACTCCACATGAAAGTTTCTCAAATACCCTTACAATAATCGAGCCTGGGGAACTGCAAGTTACATCTATTAAAACTAATGTAAGCTGCAAAGGGGCAAACAATGGAAGTATTGAGGTAGATGCCAACGGCGGTTCAGCGCCTTATCAATTCAGTTTAGATGGCACAAACTATACAACGAACAACAATTTTAGCAACCTGATACCTGCAACATATAACGTTTTTGCTAAAGATGCAATGGGTTGCAACCAAACTGTTCCGGTAATCATTTCAGAACCAAATAGTCCTGATTTTGATAATGATGGTCTTGGCGATTCTTGCGATGATGACATTGATGGAGACGGTATTTCTAATGAAAACGACCAATGTTCAGAAACTCCTTTGGGAAGTTCGGTGGATACCTATGGGTGTTTCGTATTCTCTTTGCCAAATGATAATTTTACCATCCAAACTACGGGTGCATCTTGCCCCGACGCCAATAACGGAAGTATTAATATTAGCGCAATTTTGCCATATAACTATAATGTAATCCTAACGGGAAATTCGATTAACGAATCAAAGTCGTTCGGCGATTTCGCGAACTTTGAGAATTTAGTTGCAGGAACCTATGATATTTGTATCACAATTACCGAACATTCTGATTTTGAACAATGCTTTTCTGTTGAGATTACCGAACCTGAATTGTTGTCCGTAAGTTCCAAAATGGATGATTCTGGTAAGTCGGTTGTTTTACAGTTAAGTGGAGGAATCATTTATGAAGTAAATTTAAATGGCACAATATACACCACCGATGATAACCAAATCCACCTGCCAGTATCGGAAATCGAAAATAATTTGACCGTAAGCACGGACAAGGAATGTCAAAGTGTTTATGAAGAAATATTTTTTTCCCATCTTGGATTGTCTGTCTATCCCAACCCTGTTGAAAAAGGTGATGTAACTATCATTCTAAAAGATTCTTCAATAAAGGATGTCCAATTGTCCCTATATACATCGAGGGGAAGACAAATCATGGGAAAAACTGTCAAAACCGTGAACGGCATTGTTAAAGTCAACATGGACGGTTTTTCCTCAGGAATGTATTCCTTAAAAATCGAAACTTCTAACGAGACGTACACTAGAAAAATAATCAAAAAGTAA